A window of Gemmatimonadales bacterium contains these coding sequences:
- a CDS encoding PIN domain-containing protein, giving the protein MGLTAALGSGPVALDTVAFIYFIEEHERFVPVVAPLFVDAARGRRRLVTSALTLLEVLVVPYRAGDVALAERYEALLTRSRGLMLVGIERGQLRAAAQLRAAYGVRTPDALQLAAALAHRCGAFVTNDRRLPAIPGLRVVQLSDYA; this is encoded by the coding sequence GTGGGATTGACGGCGGCACTCGGTAGCGGGCCGGTCGCGCTCGACACGGTTGCCTTTATCTACTTCATCGAGGAGCACGAGCGCTTCGTGCCGGTGGTCGCTCCTCTGTTCGTGGACGCGGCGCGCGGGCGGCGCCGCCTCGTGACCTCGGCGCTCACGCTGCTCGAGGTCCTCGTCGTGCCGTACCGGGCGGGCGATGTCGCCCTCGCCGAGCGATACGAGGCATTACTCACTCGCAGCCGTGGGCTCATGCTGGTCGGGATCGAGCGTGGGCAGCTGCGGGCCGCGGCGCAGCTGCGCGCGGCCTATGGGGTGCGGACCCCCGACGCGCTGCAGCTTGCCGCCGCGCTGGCCCACCGCTGTGGCGCCTTCGTCACCAACGACCGAAGGCTCCCGGCGATCCCGGGGCTTCGGGTGGTGCAGCTTTCCGACTACGCCTGA